CGTCTGCACCGGGGTCTTCGGGAGCGTTGAGGAGATGCTCGCCCGGTTCGACGGGGCCGCCGACGTGATGCTGATGGACATCCACCTCCCGCTGCTCTCCGGCGTCGACGGCGTGCCCCTCCTCAAGGAGCGCCATCCCACACTCCCCGTCGTGATGCTGACGGTCTACGACGACGCCGAGCGGGTCTTCGCCGCGCTCAAGGCTGGGGCCACGGGCTACCTCCTCAAGCGAACGCCGCCGGACCAACTCCTCGACGCCCTCGCCGACGTCCACCGCGGCGGCGCGCCGATGTCGGCCTCGATCGCGCGGAAGGTGGTGGACTCGTTCCACGCACCGGCCCCCGAGGCCCCGGTGGAGGCGGACCTCTCCCCGCGCGAGCGCGAGGTGCTCCACTACCTCGCGCAGGGCTACCGCTACAAAGAGATCGCCGAGGCGCTGTTCATCAGCCCGGAGACGGTGCGGAGCCACCTCCGTAAGGTTTACGATAAGCTCCACGTCCGCTCGCGCACGGAGGCCGTCGTGAAGTACCTCGGGCGCTAAGAGTCCCTAACAAAACCCCTTCACGTCATTGCGAGCGACCAGCGGGAGCGCGGCAATCTCCCGATTCCAGCAGGCCACATGAGATTGCCGCGTCGCTACGGGACGAGTCCCTGGCGCTCCTCGCAATGACAGCATGAGGTTTTGTTACCGGGTCTAAACCTGCGGTGAAGCGCGGCAGACCGCGCCCGTGCAGATCGCTCCAAGCCCACGTTCTGGGTCTTCATCGTTCCCACGCCGATCTCCGGCGTGCCGCGACTCACCGCTCCAACTCACGCTCAATGGGAGGTAGGACTATGAACACGCCGCTACGTCATCGCTTCGCCCTCACCGCCTGCGTCCTTGCCCTAGCCTGGGCTCCCGCTGCCTATCCCCAGGTCGACTGGACGCAACACCCGGCAAACCCTATCCTCGTGCCGGGCCCAAGCGGGGAGTGGGACCGGGGCGGCCTGATAGCCCCCACCGTCATCCAAGACGGTGATACGCTCAAGATGTGGTACTTCGGGCTAGCCAGCCTGAACAATCCCTCTTCTTACGCCATCGGCTATGCGTGGTCACTGGATGGAGTGGGTTGGACGAAGCACCCGGGCAATCCGGTGATGACCGACCGCCCCGGCGAGTGGGACGCACCGGGGGTGTCGGTCCCCGTTGTGATCAAGGACGGCGACACGTACAGGATGTGGTACAGCGGCAGCGGGTGCCCCGACGACGGGAGCATCGGCTACGCCACATCCACCGACGGCCTCACGTGGGAGAGGCTACCGGCTCCGGTGATGGAACGGGGCCCGGCCGGCGAATGGAACGTCGACTTCCTCTCGCCCGGCAGCGTGATCGAGGAGGACGGCCTGTTCAAGATGTGGTTCTTCTCCGGGACCGGCACCGTATGCAGCAACACGCCCGCTACCCGAGCCAGCACCGGCTACGCCACGTCGCCCGACGGCATCACGTGGACACTCTATGACGACCCGGCGACAACAGACCCACCGTACCAGTTCAGCGACCCCGTGCTGGAGCCCGGCCCCTCGGGCGCGTGGGACACCAACTACGCCTTCTCTTCGTACGTCCTCTCGACCGGTACCGGCTATGAGCTCTGGTATTCCGGGCGGCGCGGCTCCGAGCAGGACATCGGCTACGCCACCTCGCCCGACGGCATCACCTGGACGAAGTATGCGGGTAACCCGGTCTTCGAAGCCCCCGCGTGGGCTCCCGGCGGCCTGGTCTACCCGAGCGTCCTGCGCGACGGAGACACCTACCGCATGTGGGTCCAGGGGTGGCAGAACAACAGCGCGAGCATCGGCTACGCAACGGCACCCCTCGCCGTCTCTGCCGAACCGGGCGCTACGCCGTCGGGCATGGGGGCGCTGCACCCGGCCTACCCCAACCCCGCCGCTGTCGGCACCACGATCTCGTACACGCTGGAACAGCCCGCGCACGTCACCCTCGCCGTCTACGAACTCCTCGGTCGTCCCGTCGCCCACCTCGTAGACGCGGTGCGCCCGGCGGGCGCGAGCACGCTGGCGTGGGACGGCCGCGACGGGAGCGGGCGACGCCTCGGCACAGGGGTCTACGTCGTGCGGCTGCACGTCAACGGGGAGACCCAGAGCCGGAAGGTGCTCCTGCTGCGCTGACGCGAGCGGCTGCACGTCGGGAGACGAGTCGGACCGTATCGGCTCATCCCCTGACGTGCAGCCTGTCCCCTCGTCTCAGTCCTCCGCCGCCCGTTGCCGCTCGAAGAGGCGCTCGAACTGGCGCTTGCCGGAGAGGTACGGCGGCGGCCACCACTGGGCGGTATAGCCGAGGTCGGCGGCGGCGCGGAGCGTCCACTGCGGATCGGAGAGGTGCGGGCGGGCGAGGAGGCAGAGGTCGGCGCGGCCGGAGGCGATGATGGAGTTGACGTGGTCGGGCTCGTAGATATTCCCCACGGCCATCGTGGCGACGTTGGCTTCGAGCCGGATGCGCTCGGCGAAGGGCGTCTGGAACATCCGGCCGTAGACGGGCGCCTGATCGGGCGAGACCTGCCCGCTCGATACGTCGATCACGTCGGCACCGTGCTCGGCGAAGCGGCGGGCGATTTCGACGGCGTCGTCCGGACCGATCCCGCCCTCGACCCAGTCGTGCGCCGAGATGCGGACACTCATCGGCTTCACCTCGGGCCACGCAGCGCGGACGGCATCGAAGACTTCGAGCGGGTAGCGCAGCCGGCGCTGGAGCGAGCCACCGTACTCGTCCGTCCGCTGGTTCGTGAGCGGCGAGATGAACGACGACAAGAGGTAGCCGTGCGCGCAGTGGAGTTCGAGCAGGTCGAACCCGGCGTCGATCCCCCGACGCGTGGCGGCGACGAATTCGTCGCGGACACGGTCCATGTCGGCCCGATCCATCGCGCGCGGCGTGGGCATCGTGGGGACATACGGGATCGGCGAGGGAGCGACGAGGTCCCACCCGTGAGGGAGCGGCGCGGTGTCGCGTCCGCCGGCCTCCCACGGCCGCTTCGTCGAGCCCTTCCGCCCGGCGTGGCCGAGTTGGAGCGCGACCTTTGCGGGCGAGTTGGTGTGGACGAAGTCGACGACGCGGCGCCATGCCTCGGCCTGTGCGTCGGTCCAGAGCCCGGCGCAGCCCGGCGTGATCCGCGCGTCGGGGGCAACGCACGTCATCTCGGTAAAAATCAGTCCAGCCCCACCGAGCGCTCGCGCGCCGAAGTGGACGAGGTGGAAGTCGGTCACGAGCCCGTCCTCGGCCGAGTACATCGCCATCGGCGAGACGGCGATGCGGTTGGGAAGCGTGAGGTCGCGCAGCCGGAACGGGAGGAACATCGGCGGCACGGCCTCGGCGACGGTGCCGTCCGTCAGGGCCTCGGCGAGCCAGCGCTCGTAGGCTTCGAGACTGGCCCGGTCGCGGAGGCGGAGGTTCTCGTGGCTCACGCGCTGGCTGCGCGTGAGGAGGCTGTAGGCGAACTGCTCCGGCGCGAGCCCGCCGCGCCGCTCGACGCTCTCGAACCACTCGGTCGAGTTGCGCGCCGCGTTCTGCAGCCGGAGGACTTCGACACGACGCTCGTCTTCGTAGGCTTCGAGTACGTCTGCGAGCGCTCTGTCAGACGCAGCATGCTGCGCCTCTACGGGTCCAGACCGGACCATCGCCTCCGTCAATTTGTCGGCGAGGGCGATCGCGCTTTCGAGGGCGAGCTTCGTCCCGCTGCCGATGGAGAAGTGCGCCGTCGCGGCGGCGTCGCCGAGGAGGACGACGGGCGTGCCCGAGGGCAGCGCCGCGTGCCACCGCTCGTTCGTGACTTTGGGGAAGCGGATCCACATCGCCGGGCCGTCGAGGTGGGGGCTGTTGTCGAGGAGGCTGTGCCCGCCGAGGGTATCGGCGAAGAGGCGCTCGCAGAAGGCGAGGCCCTCCTCTTTCGTCATCCGGTCGAGCCCGGCGGCGTGCCACGTCTCCTCGCGGCACTCGACGATGAACGTGCTCGTGTCTTCGGAGAACTGGTAGCAGTGCGCCTGGAACCAGCCGTGCTCGGTCTCGCGGAAGTCGAACGTGAACGCCTCGAACGGGCGGTGCGTCCCGAGCCACGTGAACCTGTTCTGCTGCGGCTCAACGGTCGGCTCGAACTGCCCGGCGAACGTGCTCCGAACCACACTATTGACGCCGTCGGCCGCGACGACGAGATCGGCACCGAGTGCGTCGAGGTCGGTGACGCGGTGCTCGTAGTGGAGCGCGACGCCGAGTGCTTCGGCGCGGGCTTCGAGGATCTCCAGAAACCGGTGCCGCCCGACGCCGATGAACCCATGGCCAGACGAGCACAGCGTCTCGCCTCGGAAGTGCACGGCGATGTCGTCCCAGTGCGCGAGGCTGGCCTCGGTCCGGTCCGCCACGACGGCGTCGGCGGCGCGGAGGTTCTCCAGCGTCCCGTCGGAGAACACGATGCCCCAGCCGAACGTGTTGCCGCGCGGGTTCTGCTCGTAAACGGCGACGGGCCAGTCCGGGCAGCGGTGTTTGAGGAGGATCGAGAGGAAGAGGCCGGCGGGGCCTCCGCCGATGCAGGCGACGTTCACGGGCGCGGCGGTTGGGTTCGCCGGATGTTACGACGAAGGCGCCGGACTCTGCCGCCTCGCCCGGGCGCACCGCGGCCCCGACCGGGTGCATCCGATCGGGGCCGCGGTTGGAGCGTCGAGCGCGTCGTGTTAGCGGACGACCGTCAGCCGCTGCGTCGTCACGAACGAGCCCGCCGTCATCCGCACGAGGTACGTCCCCGAGGCCAGCGACGCCGCGTCGAGCAGGGCCTCGTACCGCCCTGCCTCCACCGCCTCGTCCATGAGCACGGCCACCGACCGGCCCAGCACGTCGTAGACCACCACCCGTACCTCGGCGTCCTCGGGCACTTCCACGCCCAGCGTCGCTCGCTGCGCGAGCGGGTTCGGGTACGCAGGCCGCAGCGCGAACTCCGTCGGGAGCGCCGCGATGCGCGCCGCCTCTACCTCGGCTTCGGCCGCTGCGATCATCGCCTCGTGGTTCAGCGCCTCCGCACCGGCTCCACGCGCCGCCGCGCACTGGCTCTGCGCGAACGGGTGCAGCCGCGACGGGCCGTACTCGGCGCAGTAGAGCTGCTGCGTCGCCGCGTCCATGTGGAAGAATCCATAGACCACGCCGTTCGCGAGGTACACGAGCGACGTCACGATGTCGGGCTGGACCGCCGGGATCGAGACGCCTACGGCCAGCGGCTCTCGGTCGACCACCGCGAGCCCGCCGAAGGTATTGCGGAGGACGCCATTCGTCGGGACCTGCACGGTCGCGCCCGGGGCGAGCGTGCCCTGGACCGGCGTAGCGAAGTAGACCGTGGTGTAGGTAGCGCCGAGCGAGCAGTTTACCGTGGCGAAGTCGATCGTCGTGGAACCGACGTTCTTGATCTCGACGAACTCGGAACCGGTCGAGGCGAAGTCCGAGATCAGCAACGTGCTCGGGCAGGCGTCGTCGTCGCAGGCGTCGCCGAGGCCGTCGCCGTCTGCGTCTTCTTGGCCGGGGTTCGCTACGCCCGGGCAGTTGTCGTCAGCGTCCGGGACGCCGTCGCCGTCGCCGTCAGGCTGCCCCATGATCGCGACCGCGACGGAGCAGGTGTTCCCCGCGACATCGGTGCCGACGACGCTCCCGCTCCCGTCCACCGTCGGATCGGAAAGCATGACGGTGAAGCCCACGGGGGAATCGCCCGAGGTGAAGGGACTGACTGCGAGCGTGAGGTTCATGCTCGCGCCGTCGAGGACGATGCTCGCCACACCGCTGTCGACGTCGGTGACGCTGCCGAAGAAGGTGCCGCCGTCGAGCGAGCCCGCACACACCGGCGGGACGTCATCGTCGCCCTCGTTCACCGTGATCGTGACGGTAGCGACGTTGGAGTCGCTGGTCCCGTCATTCGCCCGGTACGTGAACGTGTCCGTCCCGAAGAACCCGGGACTGGGGTCGTAGGTGAACGAGCCGTCGGGATCGAGCGTGAGCGTGCCATCGTCCACGTCGTCCACGAGGGAGACTGTGAGGGCGTCACCGTCCACGTCGGAGTCGTTGCCGAGCACGCCGGGGGCGTCGACGACGAGCGTCATACCCTCGCCCGTGGCGTAGCTGTCGTCTTCGGCGACGGGGTCGTCGTTGACGGCGTTCACGGTGACGGTGACGGTCGCGCTGTCGGTCCCGCCGTTGCCATCGTCGATGGTGTAGGTGAAGGTGTCGACCCCGTTGAAGTCCGCATCCGGGGTGTAGACGACGCACTGATTCCCACCGACGAGGGATGCGCTGGCGCTCGCGGACCCTGCAGCGTCGGTGACGGCGAGCGCGGCGCGGCCTCGCGCGGTGCCGGGCACCGTCGGCGCCGCAGGGTCCGTGAGCGGGAGGGTCACGGCCGCCGTGCCCGGCGC
The sequence above is a segment of the Rhodothermales bacterium genome. Coding sequences within it:
- a CDS encoding response regulator transcription factor, with translation MSAAPLRVTLVEDDPGIRAGLCAVLDAAEGFVCTGVFGSVEEMLARFDGAADVMLMDIHLPLLSGVDGVPLLKERHPTLPVVMLTVYDDAERVFAALKAGATGYLLKRTPPDQLLDALADVHRGGAPMSASIARKVVDSFHAPAPEAPVEADLSPREREVLHYLAQGYRYKEIAEALFISPETVRSHLRKVYDKLHVRSRTEAVVKYLGR
- a CDS encoding T9SS type A sorting domain-containing protein, which gives rise to MPGPSGEWDRGGLIAPTVIQDGDTLKMWYFGLASLNNPSSYAIGYAWSLDGVGWTKHPGNPVMTDRPGEWDAPGVSVPVVIKDGDTYRMWYSGSGCPDDGSIGYATSTDGLTWERLPAPVMERGPAGEWNVDFLSPGSVIEEDGLFKMWFFSGTGTVCSNTPATRASTGYATSPDGITWTLYDDPATTDPPYQFSDPVLEPGPSGAWDTNYAFSSYVLSTGTGYELWYSGRRGSEQDIGYATSPDGITWTKYAGNPVFEAPAWAPGGLVYPSVLRDGDTYRMWVQGWQNNSASIGYATAPLAVSAEPGATPSGMGALHPAYPNPAAVGTTISYTLEQPAHVTLAVYELLGRPVAHLVDAVRPAGASTLAWDGRDGSGRRLGTGVYVVRLHVNGETQSRKVLLLR
- a CDS encoding bifunctional salicylyl-CoA 5-hydroxylase/oxidoreductase, whose protein sequence is MNVACIGGGPAGLFLSILLKHRCPDWPVAVYEQNPRGNTFGWGIVFSDGTLENLRAADAVVADRTEASLAHWDDIAVHFRGETLCSSGHGFIGVGRHRFLEILEARAEALGVALHYEHRVTDLDALGADLVVAADGVNSVVRSTFAGQFEPTVEPQQNRFTWLGTHRPFEAFTFDFRETEHGWFQAHCYQFSEDTSTFIVECREETWHAAGLDRMTKEEGLAFCERLFADTLGGHSLLDNSPHLDGPAMWIRFPKVTNERWHAALPSGTPVVLLGDAAATAHFSIGSGTKLALESAIALADKLTEAMVRSGPVEAQHAASDRALADVLEAYEDERRVEVLRLQNAARNSTEWFESVERRGGLAPEQFAYSLLTRSQRVSHENLRLRDRASLEAYERWLAEALTDGTVAEAVPPMFLPFRLRDLTLPNRIAVSPMAMYSAEDGLVTDFHLVHFGARALGGAGLIFTEMTCVAPDARITPGCAGLWTDAQAEAWRRVVDFVHTNSPAKVALQLGHAGRKGSTKRPWEAGGRDTAPLPHGWDLVAPSPIPYVPTMPTPRAMDRADMDRVRDEFVAATRRGIDAGFDLLELHCAHGYLLSSFISPLTNQRTDEYGGSLQRRLRYPLEVFDAVRAAWPEVKPMSVRISAHDWVEGGIGPDDAVEIARRFAEHGADVIDVSSGQVSPDQAPVYGRMFQTPFAERIRLEANVATMAVGNIYEPDHVNSIIASGRADLCLLARPHLSDPQWTLRAAADLGYTAQWWPPPYLSGKRQFERLFERQRAAED
- a CDS encoding tandem-95 repeat protein gives rise to the protein GQFADVTNAGLLRLTTAATKQIAGNAAVTNEGTAVMADLGNLQFLGGNSLFTNAAGATFDLQSDADFIIFNGGNSVSNSGLFQKTGGSDVSQISQSNLAFNNNAGGVVSAESGVIDVNGVFVHADDALIQGTAEIDFLGATLTHNGDTGPGVSPGTLVWDGPFAPSATAILNVEIGGNGGAGAADGHDQLQVTGTATLDGILDLAIFGTPDPALEVGDSFVILTASAVSGTFDAVQEPTGYDFSVTYNADNVVVTITAITPDNADPVIASLDGEVEGSEGEVLSFTASASDDDEGDALTYTYDFGDGESQSGVDLTSVTHVYDDEGDYVLTLTVDDGNGGTDTATLEVFVSNVDPTITNLDGDTDGTQGDTFDFTAAASDPGAADVLTYTYDFGDGTPNQSGVDLTSVSHVYTTAGTYTLTLTVTDGDGGSDTATLGVTVNEPGNEPPVAVDDDAETDEDTAVEIDVRANDSDPDDATVAITAVSDPANGSAEIVECAPGTAAVTLPLTDPAAPTVPGTARGRAALAVTDAAGSASASASLVGGNQCVVYTPDADFNGVDTFTYTIDDGNGGTDSATVTVTVNAVNDDPVAEDDSYATGEGMTLVVDAPGVLGNDSDVDGDALTVSLVDDVDDGTLTLDPDGSFTYDPSPGFFGTDTFTYRANDGTSDSNVATVTITVNEGDDDVPPVCAGSLDGGTFFGSVTDVDSGVASIVLDGASMNLTLAVSPFTSGDSPVGFTVMLSDPTVDGSGSVVGTDVAGNTCSVAVAIMGQPDGDGDGVPDADDNCPGVANPGQEDADGDGLGDACDDDACPSTLLISDFASTGSEFVEIKNVGSTTIDFATVNCSLGATYTTVYFATPVQGTLAPGATVQVPTNGVLRNTFGGLAVVDREPLAVGVSIPAVQPDIVTSLVYLANGVVYGFFHMDAATQQLYCAEYGPSRLHPFAQSQCAAARGAGAEALNHEAMIAAAEAEVEAARIAALPTEFALRPAYPNPLAQRATLGVEVPEDAEVRVVVYDVLGRSVAVLMDEAVEAGRYEALLDAASLASGTYLVRMTAGSFVTTQRLTVVR